One part of the Mya arenaria isolate MELC-2E11 chromosome 3, ASM2691426v1 genome encodes these proteins:
- the LOC128227855 gene encoding cartilage matrix protein-like, with amino-acid sequence MDGRSGILCVVLILVSLEVACAVNGRFHPGQCGNEAFDIVFAIDTSSSIWKPDFDRQLKFIRDVSNQFDIGRSDLQTRIGVISFADSYYLQFHLWQNNRPDLLDRALNRVHHRAGRKTNTGDTLKYIAKYMFQHRYGSRPFANHVVIVITDGRSQDRKKTIEAAKLMRASGIHVFAIGVGDGVEYRELEEIATRPPEDYVFEVDDFKSLDAMKYIIANKTCQGTLRTTTTTTPLPTVPSRPIPGVINPVTQYTRPPPVTVTHVDGVTIPNQPDVQADIDPSLNVTNCGGKPADIYFALDASNSIWPEDFKKQLNFVRDLISLFDVSATKTRIGLVTFSDTVRPIFDFNTKQEKSNLIALMNNITFMSGRTKTSDALKFIHEQGFSRDVARREVAHIILVFTDGISKTPHETAREAELAKRDGIYLFSIGIGMSVERTELEDIASEPVDDYVFHVSNFSVLNTIKNILAIKTCALQPEDYVADTDVKKCDINMNTDLMFVYDSAQLGIPRTRKITKFVYDVTANLNLESGHLKVGRLLENCISNADTYLTSQRQNMDFDEIYFPDFRRMIRRLASQGFAEPYGARRYAKKVAVLFIDDATENLKQAADEIVRLTNTHTFVVAIGDMDVFAAANLASKPANDYIVHIPSYKYLHTAKYTLLQKLCNIFSKPVQ; translated from the exons ATGGACGGACGTTCTGGAATTCTTTGCGTTGTTTTGATTTTG GTATCACTTGAAGTTGCATGTGCAGTAAATGGTCGTTTTCATCCAG GTCAATGCGGGAACGAGGCGTTTGATATTGTGTTTGCCATTGACACCTCAAGCAGTATTTGGAAACCGGATTTTGATCGCCAACTCAAATTTATACGGGACGTCTCTAACCAGTTTGACATCGGCCGAAGCGATTTACAGACGAGGATTGGCGTTATTTCGTTTGCAGATTCCTATTACTTGCAATTCCATCTATGGCAAAACAATCGGCCGGACCTTTTAGACCGGGCTTTAAACCGCGTCCATCATAGGGCAGGTCGCAAAACAAATACAGGGGACACTCTGAAATACATCGCAAAGTATATGTTTCAACATAGATACGGTAGTCGACCATTTGCTAACCATGTTGTTATCGTTATTACTGACGGAAGGTCGCAAGACCGAAAGAAAACAATTGAGGCCGCTAAGCTTATGCGAGCATCCGGGATCCATGTTTTTGCCATTGGCGTTGGCGACGGAGTTGAGTACCGGGAACTGGAGGAGATTGCCACCAGACCACCCGAGGATTACGTGTTTGAAGTGGATGATTTTAAATCTCTTGACGCAATGAAGTAcataattgcaaataaaacgTGTCAAG GTACACTAAGGACAACGACAACGACGACACCTTTACCTACAGTGCCCTCTCGTCCGATCCCCGGAGTGATCAACCCTGTGACCCAGTACACCCGACCCCCGCCCGTGACAGTCACCCATGTTGATGGGGTCACCATCCCCAATCAACCAGATGTTCAAGCTGATATAGACCCCAGCCTGAATGTTACAA ATTGCGGGGGAAAACCTGCAGATATTTACTTCGCACTGGATGCTTCTAACAGCATATGGCCTGAAGATTTTAAGAAGCAATTGAATTTCGTTCGCGATCTGATAAGCCTTTTTGACGTCTCCGCAACAAAGACGCGGATTGGTCTTGTAACTTTTAGCGACACAGTGAGGCCGATCTTTGACTtcaacaccaaacaagagaagaGCAATTTGATAGCGTTGATGAACAACATAACGTTTATGAGTGGACGTACCAAGACGTCAGATGCGTTGAAATTCATTCACGAGCAGGGATTCTCTAGAGACGTTGCAAGGCGAGAAGTAGCTCACATCATTCTGGTTTTCACGGACGGTATATCCAAGACACCGCACGAGACGGCGAGGGAAGCAGAACTTGCTAAGAGGGACGGTATATATCTATTCTCCATCGGTATCGGAATGAGTGTGGAGAGAACAGAACTGGAG GACATTGCAAGCGAACCTGTTGACGATTACGTGTTTCATGTCAGCAATTTCAGCGTCCTAAATACCATCAAGAACATACTAGCCATCAAAACATGCGCTCTACAGCCAGAGGACTACGTTGCTGACACAGACGTGAAGA agtGTGATATCAACATGAATACAGACCTTATGTTTGTTTACGACTCCGCACAACTCGGAATCCCTCGCACAAGAAAGATCACGAAGTTTGTTTACGATGTAACCGCCAATTTGAATTTGGAGTCCGGCCATTTGAAAGTTGGGCGGTTACTAGAAAACTGTATATCCAACGCAGATACTTACTTGACATCTCAACGACAGAACATGGACTTTGATGAGATTTATTTTCCGGATTTCCGTAGAATGATCAGGCGGTTGGCGAGTCAAGGTTTCGCGGAACCTTACGGTGCTCGGCGTTACGCAAAGAAGGTAGCCGTGCTTTTTATTGACGATGCTACGGAAAACTTGAAACAAGCGGCGGATGAAATCGTGCGTCTTACAAACACACATACGTTTGTCGTTGCCATTGGTGATATGGACGTGTTCGCTGCTGCTAATTTGGCATCGAAACCAGCAAACGATTATATTGTGCATATTCCATCTTACAAGTATCTTCATACTGCAAAATACACGCTTCTTCAAAAACTGTGTAACATTTTCTCGAAACCTGTGCAATGA